A genomic segment from Acidobacteriota bacterium encodes:
- the hypE gene encoding hydrogenase expression/formation protein HypE, with protein sequence MSRPAMNDQSPTDIVLLAHGSGGQMSHRLVTEYFLPAFANPALNLLEDSAPVDADGARLALTTDSYVVDPLFFPGGDIGRLAVCGTVNDLAVSGARPLALTAGFILEEGLPLADLRRILESMRAAALEAGVPVVAGDTKVVPRGKGDKVFINTAGVGLLPPGREVGARRARPGDAVLINGPVGDHGIAVMLAREGFQVSEEVRSDCAPLFTLIDPLFQAGLPVHAMRDPTRGGLATVLNEIASAASVRIEVDEESVPVRPAVFGAAEIFGFDPLYLANEGKVVFCLPEECAGPALALLRSHPLGTAAAMIGRVLDCPDRPTVTLRTAIGGGRVLDMLVGEQLPRIC encoded by the coding sequence ATGAGCCGACCGGCCATGAATGACCAGTCACCCACCGACATCGTGCTGCTGGCACACGGCAGCGGCGGCCAGATGTCGCACCGCCTGGTGACGGAGTATTTCCTGCCGGCTTTCGCCAATCCCGCCCTAAATCTGCTGGAGGACAGCGCACCCGTTGACGCGGACGGTGCCCGACTGGCGCTGACTACCGATTCGTACGTCGTGGACCCGCTGTTCTTTCCCGGCGGGGATATCGGCCGGCTCGCGGTGTGTGGCACCGTCAACGACCTCGCGGTGAGCGGCGCGCGGCCTCTGGCCCTGACCGCCGGCTTCATCCTCGAAGAAGGCCTGCCGCTCGCCGATCTGCGCCGCATTCTGGAATCCATGCGGGCGGCGGCGCTCGAGGCCGGCGTCCCCGTCGTGGCGGGGGACACCAAAGTGGTGCCACGGGGCAAGGGCGACAAAGTGTTCATCAACACCGCCGGTGTTGGTCTCCTGCCGCCGGGGCGAGAGGTCGGCGCCCGGCGCGCCCGCCCCGGCGACGCCGTGTTGATCAATGGGCCTGTGGGCGACCACGGCATCGCCGTCATGCTGGCTCGCGAAGGTTTCCAGGTATCGGAGGAAGTCCGGTCGGACTGCGCACCGTTGTTCACCCTGATCGATCCGCTGTTCCAGGCCGGTCTGCCCGTGCATGCGATGCGCGATCCCACCCGCGGCGGTCTGGCCACGGTCTTGAACGAAATCGCGTCGGCAGCGTCCGTCCGCATCGAGGTCGACGAAGAGTCGGTGCCCGTTCGACCGGCGGTGTTCGGAGCGGCGGAGATCTTCGGCTTCGATCCGCTCTATCTCGCCAACGAAGGCAAGGTGGTATTCTGCCTGCCCGAGGAATGTGCCGGACCGGCGCTTGCACTGCTCCGAAGCCACCCGCTGGGGACCGCCGCCGCCATGATCGGCCGCGTGCTCGACTGCCCGGACCGACCCACCGTCACTCTTCGGACAGCGATCGGCGGCGGGCGGGTGCTTGACATGCTCGTCGGTGAGCAGCTGCCCCGCATCTGCTGA
- the aroC gene encoding chorismate synthase → MSSSFGRIFRVTTFGESHGPAMGCVVDGCPSRLPITAEEIQVELSRRRPGLPHTSPRPEPDAVEILSGVHDGLTLGTPILLLVRNRAARSEDYAELQHILRPSHADYTYLARYGIRDPRGSGRASGRETVGRVAAGAVAGKLLRRAGGIEVVASVRSVETIEAAIDPNTVSETDVYASPVFCADPRASAAIAERIEAVRAEGDSVGGRIVVAVRGVPAGLGDPVFDKLTADLAKAMLSIPACRGVEFGTGFAASRMRGSEHNDPFIMRDGRVRTTTNHSGGIQGGISNGETIVFQVAFKPTSSIARPQASITVTGEPATVTVKGRHDPCIALRVVPVVAAMTRLVLADHWLERRAFHVDL, encoded by the coding sequence ATGAGCAGCTCGTTCGGCCGGATTTTCCGGGTCACCACGTTCGGCGAATCACACGGCCCGGCCATGGGCTGCGTCGTGGACGGCTGCCCGTCTCGTCTGCCCATCACGGCCGAGGAGATACAGGTGGAGCTTTCACGCCGCCGTCCCGGCCTGCCCCACACGTCTCCCCGCCCGGAACCAGACGCGGTGGAGATCCTGTCCGGCGTCCACGACGGCTTGACCCTGGGTACGCCGATCCTGCTGCTGGTGCGCAACCGGGCGGCCCGAAGCGAGGACTATGCTGAGCTCCAGCACATCCTGCGCCCGTCCCACGCGGATTACACCTACCTGGCCCGCTACGGTATCCGCGATCCGCGCGGAAGCGGCCGCGCCTCGGGCCGTGAAACGGTGGGTCGGGTCGCCGCCGGCGCCGTGGCCGGCAAGCTGCTGCGCCGGGCGGGCGGGATTGAAGTGGTGGCCAGTGTCCGGTCGGTGGAAACGATCGAAGCGGCGATTGATCCGAACACCGTCTCCGAGACCGACGTGTATGCGAGCCCCGTCTTCTGCGCCGATCCCCGGGCGTCGGCGGCCATCGCCGAGCGGATCGAGGCGGTGCGCGCCGAGGGGGACTCCGTGGGCGGCCGGATCGTCGTGGCGGTCCGCGGCGTCCCGGCCGGACTGGGCGACCCGGTATTCGACAAGCTGACCGCCGATCTGGCCAAGGCGATGCTCAGCATCCCCGCCTGCCGCGGGGTCGAGTTCGGGACAGGCTTCGCCGCATCCCGCATGCGCGGCTCGGAGCACAACGACCCATTCATCATGCGGGACGGCCGGGTGCGCACGACGACCAACCATTCGGGCGGCATCCAGGGCGGCATTTCCAACGGCGAGACGATCGTGTTCCAGGTGGCCTTCAAACCCACCAGCAGCATCGCCCGTCCGCAGGCGAGCATCACCGTCACCGGCGAGCCGGCCACCGTGACGGTGAAGGGCCGCCACGATCCCTGCATTGCGCTCCGGGTAGTCCCGGTTGTGGCGGCGATGACGCGGCTGGTCCTGGCCGACCACTGGCTGGAGCGGCGCGCCTTCCACGTTGATCTTTAA
- a CDS encoding HypC/HybG/HupF family hydrogenase formation chaperone: MCVAVPMQIVSIPAADRCIAEIGGISREVSLMLLPDAAVGDYVIVHAGFAIERLDEEEAMRTLELFRQLGDILADEPTGHE; this comes from the coding sequence ATGTGTGTAGCAGTCCCGATGCAGATCGTCTCGATCCCGGCAGCCGACCGCTGCATCGCCGAGATCGGCGGGATCAGCCGGGAAGTCAGCCTGATGCTGCTGCCCGACGCCGCCGTGGGCGATTACGTGATCGTCCATGCCGGCTTCGCCATCGAACGGCTGGACGAGGAGGAAGCCATGCGCACCCTCGAATTGTTCCGGCAACTGGGTGACATCCTCGCGGATGAGCCGACCGGCCATGAATGA
- the aroA gene encoding 3-phosphoshikimate 1-carboxyvinyltransferase has translation MRVITGIKQPFVGEVFAPPDKSVTHRALLLAAEADGTSLIRSPSRSADCQATIECLRALGVGIQLRHGHLRIDGLGLGALRAPARSLYAANSGTTMRLLAGILARQPFDSILDGDASLRRRPMERVAEPLNALGACVSTTRGFPPVHIAGRSLRGGRVVLQTPSAQVKSAVLLAGLGAAGVTRCRVPVLSRDHTERLFFRLGLPLKSNNLELHVRPVDRIPAFEMRIPGDPSGAAFLAGAAAVIPGATVRIHRVGLNPTRTLFFRYLERMGAEIAWSPDAPDPWEPGGTLTVRGADLRAVRVDPADVPLLIDELPLLAALAAVAQGETSVRGAAELRVKESDRIAAMATGLRRLGAGVEEHPDGFSIEGGSPLHGADVDAAGDHRVAMAFAVAALAAVGITRIRGAESAAVSYPGFFDVLDRLTAGFSPHRGEIT, from the coding sequence ATGCGCGTCATCACCGGGATCAAGCAGCCTTTCGTAGGCGAGGTGTTCGCACCACCCGACAAATCGGTCACGCACCGCGCGCTGCTGCTGGCCGCCGAAGCCGATGGGACGTCCCTCATCCGATCTCCTTCGCGAAGCGCCGATTGCCAGGCGACCATAGAGTGTCTGCGTGCGCTGGGAGTCGGGATCCAGCTGCGTCATGGTCACCTGAGGATTGATGGACTCGGCCTGGGGGCTCTCCGGGCGCCGGCCCGGAGCCTTTATGCCGCCAACTCCGGAACCACCATGCGCCTGTTGGCGGGTATCCTGGCCCGACAGCCGTTCGATTCGATTCTCGACGGCGACGCCTCACTGCGACGCCGTCCCATGGAGCGGGTGGCGGAACCGTTGAACGCCTTGGGGGCCTGCGTGAGCACCACGCGAGGTTTCCCGCCCGTCCACATCGCCGGGCGTTCGCTCCGCGGCGGCCGCGTGGTGCTTCAGACGCCCAGCGCCCAGGTCAAATCAGCGGTGCTCCTGGCCGGGCTGGGTGCGGCGGGGGTCACGCGCTGCCGCGTGCCCGTCCTCTCCCGTGACCATACCGAAAGGCTGTTCTTCCGGCTGGGCCTGCCGCTAAAGAGCAACAACCTAGAGCTGCACGTGCGTCCCGTTGACCGAATCCCAGCGTTCGAGATGCGGATCCCCGGCGACCCGTCCGGGGCGGCGTTCCTGGCGGGAGCCGCCGCTGTGATCCCCGGTGCGACGGTGCGGATCCACCGGGTGGGGCTCAACCCCACGCGTACCCTCTTCTTCCGCTACCTGGAACGAATGGGAGCCGAGATCGCCTGGTCGCCGGATGCACCGGACCCCTGGGAGCCCGGCGGCACGCTGACCGTACGCGGCGCGGATCTTCGGGCTGTCCGGGTCGACCCGGCGGACGTTCCTCTGCTCATCGACGAATTGCCGCTCCTGGCTGCGTTGGCCGCCGTGGCCCAGGGAGAGACATCGGTTCGCGGCGCCGCTGAGCTGCGGGTCAAGGAGTCCGACCGGATCGCCGCCATGGCAACCGGGTTGCGGCGCCTCGGAGCCGGTGTCGAGGAGCATCCGGACGGTTTTTCCATCGAGGGCGGCTCTCCGCTTCACGGCGCCGACGTGGACGCGGCCGGCGATCACCGCGTGGCCATGGCGTTCGCCGTGGCGGCGCTGGCCGCCGTCGGCATCACCCGCATCCGCGGCGCCGAGTCAGCCGCCGTGTCGTATCCAGGTTTTTTTGATGTCCTGGACCGGCTCACGGCCGGATTTTCCCCCCACCGAGGTGAGATCACATGA
- the hypF gene encoding carbamoyltransferase HypF, with product ATDDLTTFVDRIPAEAPPLALVDHLEWADAPLLGGSGFEIVASSKEGAATTLVSPDVATCADCLRELMDPGDRRHRFPFINCTNCGPRYTIIHRLPYDRPATTMDRFTMCPACEAEYRDPTNRRFHAQPNACWSCGPRVELWDNQGLFIPCHDPIELAGRQLSDGRIVAVKGIGGFHLAVDARNEEAVQTLRRRKRRDEKPFALMGASLAALREIVELTPDAEVLLRSPQRPVLLLPKRPGGPLATAIAPGNRDLGVMLPYTPIHHLLFADSDAPWLVMTSGNFSEEPIIIENRHAAEILAPIADYFLVHNRDILVRNDDSVCRSFRNRIYFIRRSRGYAPAPIKLLTSYPSVLAVGAELKNTIAVNRGEHVFLSQHIGDLENAEVSASFEQAIQRMQELFDITPALMAYDLHPEYLSTKYAKNRRGELPLYGIQHHHAHIAACLAENGERGPVIGLALDGTGYGPDGRIWGGEVLVADLRDYERVGHFREVAMPGGSRAIREPWRMAVSYLHHALGPGFSELPLPFLSDIAPDNLRLVVQMLERRMNSPETSSCGRLFDGFAALSGARQRVTFEGQAAMEFEMLCDEADDGPPYPFPCADGVIEIAPAVRAATDDVCAGVSAGRISARFHHGLVRLFTDLCRRLSAERGIATVALSGGVFQNLWLLSRLSTELQDAGLRVLLHHLVPCNDGGIALGQLAVAAERHVTGWEEPCV from the coding sequence ACCCCGGCGATCGGCGACACCGCTTCCCCTTCATCAACTGTACGAACTGCGGTCCCCGCTACACGATCATCCACCGGCTGCCGTATGACCGGCCGGCCACCACCATGGACCGTTTCACCATGTGTCCGGCGTGCGAGGCCGAGTACCGGGACCCGACCAACCGGCGGTTTCACGCCCAGCCCAACGCCTGCTGGAGCTGCGGACCGCGCGTCGAGCTCTGGGACAACCAGGGGCTGTTCATCCCCTGCCACGACCCCATCGAGTTGGCCGGTCGGCAGCTCAGCGACGGCCGCATCGTCGCCGTCAAGGGAATCGGCGGCTTTCACCTGGCCGTGGATGCACGCAACGAAGAGGCGGTGCAGACGCTCCGGCGGCGCAAGCGGCGCGACGAAAAGCCGTTTGCCCTGATGGGTGCCTCGCTGGCGGCGCTGCGCGAGATCGTGGAGCTGACACCGGATGCGGAGGTGCTGCTCCGCTCCCCGCAGCGCCCCGTCCTGCTGTTGCCCAAGCGTCCCGGCGGCCCGCTGGCGACTGCGATCGCACCCGGCAACCGCGATCTCGGGGTGATGCTACCCTATACGCCCATCCACCACCTGTTGTTCGCCGATAGCGACGCGCCCTGGCTGGTCATGACCAGCGGGAACTTTTCCGAGGAACCGATCATCATCGAAAATCGTCACGCGGCTGAGATCCTGGCGCCGATCGCCGATTATTTCCTGGTGCACAACCGGGACATCCTCGTTCGCAACGACGACTCGGTCTGCCGCAGCTTTCGGAACCGGATCTATTTCATCCGACGCTCCCGTGGCTATGCGCCGGCACCGATCAAGCTGCTCACCAGTTATCCCAGCGTGCTGGCGGTGGGCGCCGAGCTCAAAAACACCATCGCCGTCAATCGCGGGGAACACGTGTTCCTGAGCCAGCACATCGGCGACCTGGAGAATGCGGAGGTCAGCGCCAGTTTCGAGCAGGCCATCCAGCGGATGCAGGAGCTGTTCGATATCACCCCCGCGCTCATGGCCTATGACCTGCATCCCGAGTACCTGTCCACCAAGTATGCCAAGAACCGGCGGGGTGAACTGCCGCTCTACGGCATCCAGCATCATCACGCCCACATCGCCGCCTGCCTGGCGGAGAACGGCGAGCGCGGACCGGTAATCGGCCTGGCACTCGACGGCACCGGCTACGGTCCCGACGGTCGAATCTGGGGCGGTGAGGTGCTGGTGGCCGACCTGCGCGATTACGAACGTGTCGGTCATTTCCGCGAAGTCGCCATGCCCGGCGGAAGCCGGGCCATCCGGGAACCGTGGCGGATGGCCGTCAGCTACTTGCATCATGCGCTGGGCCCCGGTTTCAGCGAGCTTCCGCTCCCCTTCCTTTCCGATATCGCGCCGGACAATCTGCGGCTGGTGGTCCAGATGCTCGAACGGCGGATGAATTCCCCGGAGACATCGAGCTGTGGACGTCTCTTCGACGGATTCGCCGCGCTGTCCGGTGCCCGACAGCGCGTGACTTTCGAAGGCCAGGCGGCCATGGAGTTCGAGATGCTCTGCGACGAAGCGGATGACGGGCCGCCGTACCCGTTCCCGTGCGCCGACGGCGTCATTGAAATCGCGCCGGCGGTGCGCGCCGCCACGGACGACGTGTGCGCCGGGGTCTCCGCCGGCAGAATCAGTGCGCGTTTCCACCACGGCCTCGTCCGGCTGTTCACCGACCTGTGCCGCCGGTTGTCCGCCGAACGCGGGATCGCCACGGTTGCTCTCTCCGGGGGTGTCTTCCAGAATCTGTGGCTCCTCAGCCGGCTCAGCACCGAATTGCAGGACGCCGGACTCCGTGTCCTCCTGCACCACCTCGTGCCCTGCAATGACGGCGGCATCGCCCTGGGGCAGCTGGCGGTTGCCGCGGAGCGCCATGTGACCGGGTGGGAGGAACCATGTGTGTAG
- a CDS encoding AMP-binding protein produces MRKLEDKFYPVEPFKDFREMLLNSRQKWGTHPAFMEKVDNEWRPTTFNKLFYSVMSLGCGLRSLGMNRQMNVAFASENRINWCITYLAVACGNAVCVPIDKELKSQEFFHILYTTQTEIFVGSQKYVDMVLEMTGSLPHLRHIINMDDRAENSMVLKFTDILHDGSRLFDKDASDYPYTVIEPDLPTCILFTSGTTGTSKGVMLSQSNIIADLRAMLQVIPIRHPEVFLSVLPLHHTYECTCGFLGPVSHGMTVAFAENLKRIPDNLQEVHATILLGVPLLYDAIYRRIMERIAEKGMTKFRIGKGIASFTERLFHKNIRRQVFKALHERFGGRLKLLISGGAAISPEITRGLRELGLTVIQGYGLTETSPVITLNRVHNFKDDSAGLPLPGAEFKIDNGEICVRGPMVMLGYYNNPEATAEVIVDGWFHTGDLGFIDADGFLFIQGRKKAVIVTANGKNVYPEEIEYQLNRSPFILESLVWEGPDAHKYCEEVHAIIVPDIAYFDQYLTKQGKKISEHEVEEILKQEVQKQCSRLANYKRVQRFTVQWEEFEKTTTRKIKRYLYTSKIRPVSGKHE; encoded by the coding sequence GTGCGCAAACTGGAAGACAAGTTCTATCCCGTCGAGCCGTTCAAAGATTTCCGGGAAATGCTCCTCAACAGCCGCCAAAAGTGGGGCACGCATCCCGCTTTCATGGAGAAGGTGGACAACGAATGGCGGCCCACGACGTTCAACAAACTTTTCTATTCCGTGATGTCACTGGGCTGCGGCCTGCGAAGCCTGGGCATGAATCGGCAGATGAATGTGGCATTCGCTTCGGAGAACCGCATCAATTGGTGCATCACTTATCTTGCGGTCGCATGCGGCAACGCCGTCTGCGTCCCCATCGACAAGGAGTTGAAGAGTCAGGAATTTTTCCACATCCTCTACACCACCCAGACGGAGATTTTCGTCGGCTCCCAGAAGTACGTGGACATGGTGCTGGAGATGACCGGCTCTCTGCCCCACCTGCGCCATATCATCAACATGGACGACCGGGCGGAAAACTCCATGGTGCTGAAATTCACGGACATTCTTCATGACGGCAGTCGCCTGTTCGACAAGGATGCCTCCGATTATCCCTACACCGTGATCGAACCCGACCTGCCCACCTGCATCCTCTTCACATCCGGCACCACCGGCACGTCCAAGGGTGTGATGCTCAGCCAGAGCAACATCATCGCCGACCTCCGCGCCATGCTCCAGGTCATTCCCATCCGCCATCCCGAAGTCTTCCTCAGCGTCCTGCCCCTGCACCACACCTATGAATGCACTTGCGGATTTCTGGGCCCGGTTTCCCACGGCATGACCGTGGCGTTCGCTGAAAACCTCAAGCGCATTCCGGATAACCTGCAGGAGGTCCACGCCACCATCCTGCTGGGCGTGCCCCTGCTCTACGACGCCATCTACCGCAGGATCATGGAGCGGATCGCCGAGAAGGGCATGACCAAGTTCCGCATCGGCAAGGGCATCGCTTCATTCACCGAGCGGCTGTTCCACAAGAACATCCGCCGCCAGGTGTTCAAGGCGCTGCACGAGCGGTTCGGCGGCCGCCTGAAACTGCTCATCAGCGGCGGCGCCGCGATCTCCCCCGAGATCACCCGGGGGTTGCGGGAGCTCGGCCTCACCGTCATCCAGGGTTACGGCCTGACGGAGACGTCACCCGTCATCACCCTCAATCGTGTCCATAACTTCAAGGATGATTCCGCCGGCCTGCCTTTGCCGGGCGCAGAATTCAAGATCGACAACGGCGAGATCTGTGTTCGCGGCCCCATGGTGATGCTCGGTTACTACAACAATCCTGAAGCCACGGCCGAGGTGATCGTCGACGGGTGGTTCCATACCGGTGACCTCGGATTCATCGACGCGGACGGATTCCTGTTCATTCAAGGGCGCAAGAAGGCGGTCATCGTCACCGCCAACGGCAAGAATGTCTATCCGGAGGAGATCGAGTACCAGCTCAACCGCAGTCCGTTCATCCTGGAATCACTGGTCTGGGAGGGACCTGACGCTCATAAGTACTGTGAGGAGGTCCACGCCATCATCGTGCCGGACATCGCCTACTTCGACCAGTACCTGACGAAGCAGGGCAAGAAAATCAGCGAGCACGAGGTTGAGGAGATCCTCAAGCAGGAAGTCCAAAAACAGTGCAGCCGCCTGGCCAACTACAAGCGGGTTCAGCGCTTCACCGTCCAGTGGGAGGAGTTCGAGAAGACGACCACCCGCAAGATCAAGCGCTACCTGTACACCAGCAAGATCCGACCGGTCAGCGGCAAGCACGAATAG
- a CDS encoding RNA-binding transcriptional accessory protein has translation MKARIVDYLIAEFDQLKPFQIENTIQLLNEGCTIPFIARYRKEKTGEMDEVQIQSVRDRHQYLTELEERKKTILETIDKAGKLTPELQDKILKCMKKQELEDLYLPYRPKRRTRATIAREKGLEPLAAFIRVYRDPEADIATICAPYLCEARGVTNIQDALQGAQDILAEDISENADYRKFIRRIYAAEGLIASRLKKDAPEERTKFEMYYDHSEPLRTVPSHRFLAMRRGEKEGVLSIELSGPDERILEVLGKFWITDPQSYFAPLLTEALVDAYSRLMLPSIALELLLEIKGKADDEAILVFEKNLRNLLMLPPGGDKVVMGMDPGFRTGCKVAVVDRTGKFLEETTVHPVEPHHRVQEAEAALLPLIKTHAVEVIAIGNGTASRETFLFVREMLKKYELEGTVKIVVVNESGASVYSASEAARTEFPDLDVTVRGAISIARRFQDPLAELVKVDPKSIGVGQYQHDVNQRKLRNKLAEVIQFVVNQVGVELNSASTSLLAYVSGVTPALAKAIVERRFQEGPFTSRDELRQIPRLGEKTFQQAAGFLRIRGAANPLDASAVHPESYAIVERMAADLGVSVSALIGSDELVQRIDLERYCSDEVGLPTLRDIVAELRKPGRDPRCEAASFEFETDYRDITDLKEGLVLSGIVTNVTDFGAFVDIGVHHDGLVHVSRMGRKVKNPYDVCAVGQRITVKVVGVDTERKRISLSLAQ, from the coding sequence ATGAAAGCACGCATTGTGGACTACCTGATCGCCGAGTTCGACCAGCTGAAGCCCTTCCAGATTGAAAACACCATCCAGCTCCTCAACGAAGGGTGCACTATTCCGTTCATCGCCCGGTATCGCAAGGAAAAAACCGGCGAGATGGACGAGGTTCAGATTCAGTCGGTGCGCGACCGCCACCAGTATCTGACCGAACTCGAAGAGCGGAAAAAAACGATTCTCGAAACCATTGACAAGGCCGGCAAACTCACCCCGGAGCTTCAGGACAAGATCCTCAAGTGCATGAAGAAGCAGGAGCTCGAGGACCTTTACCTCCCCTACCGGCCCAAGCGGCGCACCCGCGCCACTATCGCCCGGGAGAAAGGGCTGGAGCCCCTGGCGGCGTTCATCCGGGTCTACCGCGATCCGGAGGCCGACATCGCCACCATTTGCGCGCCCTACCTGTGCGAGGCGCGCGGCGTGACCAATATTCAGGACGCGTTGCAGGGCGCCCAGGACATCCTGGCTGAAGACATCTCGGAAAACGCCGACTACCGCAAGTTCATCCGCCGGATCTACGCCGCCGAGGGTCTGATCGCCTCCCGGCTCAAGAAGGACGCCCCCGAGGAGCGCACCAAGTTCGAGATGTATTACGACCACAGTGAACCGCTTCGCACGGTGCCATCGCATCGCTTTCTGGCCATGCGACGAGGCGAGAAGGAGGGCGTGCTCAGCATCGAACTGTCAGGTCCCGATGAACGCATCCTCGAAGTGCTGGGGAAATTTTGGATCACCGACCCGCAATCCTACTTCGCGCCCCTGCTGACCGAGGCGCTGGTGGACGCCTACAGCCGGCTGATGCTCCCGTCCATCGCCCTCGAACTGCTGCTCGAGATCAAGGGCAAGGCGGATGACGAGGCCATCCTCGTGTTCGAAAAGAACCTGCGCAACTTGCTGATGCTGCCGCCCGGCGGCGACAAGGTGGTGATGGGCATGGATCCAGGCTTCCGCACGGGCTGCAAGGTCGCGGTCGTGGACCGGACCGGCAAGTTCCTGGAGGAAACGACCGTCCACCCGGTGGAACCCCATCATCGGGTTCAGGAAGCGGAAGCGGCGCTTCTGCCCCTCATCAAGACCCACGCGGTCGAGGTCATCGCCATCGGTAACGGGACCGCGTCACGCGAGACGTTCCTGTTCGTGCGGGAGATGCTTAAAAAATACGAGTTGGAAGGGACTGTCAAGATCGTCGTGGTCAACGAATCCGGGGCATCCGTCTACTCGGCTTCCGAAGCGGCCCGAACGGAATTCCCCGACCTCGACGTGACGGTCCGCGGCGCGATCTCCATCGCCCGGCGCTTCCAGGACCCCTTGGCCGAGCTGGTCAAGGTGGATCCCAAGTCCATCGGTGTCGGCCAGTACCAACACGACGTGAACCAGCGCAAACTACGGAACAAGCTGGCCGAAGTGATCCAGTTCGTGGTCAACCAGGTGGGCGTGGAGCTCAACAGCGCCTCCACGTCGCTGCTGGCGTACGTCTCGGGCGTCACGCCGGCCCTGGCTAAGGCCATTGTGGAACGCCGCTTTCAGGAAGGCCCGTTCACGTCGCGGGACGAGCTGCGGCAGATCCCCCGCCTCGGCGAGAAGACGTTCCAGCAGGCGGCAGGTTTCCTGCGCATCCGCGGCGCCGCCAACCCTCTCGACGCCTCCGCGGTCCACCCCGAAAGCTACGCCATCGTGGAGCGGATGGCCGCGGATTTGGGCGTTTCCGTCAGCGCGCTCATTGGCAGCGACGAGCTCGTCCAGCGGATCGATTTGGAGCGCTACTGTTCCGACGAGGTCGGACTGCCCACCCTGCGGGACATCGTCGCCGAACTTCGCAAACCGGGGCGCGATCCCCGGTGCGAGGCCGCCAGCTTCGAGTTCGAGACCGACTACCGGGACATCACCGATCTCAAGGAAGGTCTCGTTCTGTCCGGCATCGTTACCAACGTCACCGATTTCGGGGCGTTCGTGGACATTGGCGTTCATCACGACGGTCTCGTCCATGTTTCGCGGATGGGCCGCAAGGTCAAGAACCCGTACGACGTGTGTGCAGTGGGTCAACGGATCACGGTGAAGGTGGTCGGAGTGGACACCGAGCGGAAGCGGATCAGCCTGAGCTTGGCACAGTAG